In Microtus ochrogaster isolate Prairie Vole_2 unplaced genomic scaffold, MicOch1.0 UNK3, whole genome shotgun sequence, the following proteins share a genomic window:
- the Adra1d gene encoding alpha-1D adrenergic receptor: MTFRDLLSVTFEGPRSNSSTGGSGAGGGAGTAGPEGPAVGGVPGTTGGGAVVGTGSGEDNQSSTGEPGAAASGEVNGSAAVGGLVVSAHGVGVGVFLAAFILTAVAGNLLVILSVACNRHLQTVTNYFIVNLAVADLLLSAAVLPFSATMEVLGFWAFGRTFCDVWAAVDVLCCTASILSLCTISVDRYVGVRHSLKYPAIMTERKAAAILALLWAVALVVSVGPLLGWKEPVPPDERFCGITEEVGYAVFSSVCSFYLPMAVIVVMYCRVYVVARSTTRSLEAGIKREPGKASEVVLRIHCRGATASTKGAQGTQSSKGHTLRSSLSVRLLKFSREKKAAKTLAIVVGVFVLCWFPFFFVLPLGSLFPQLKPSEGVFKVIFWLGYFNSCVNPLIYPCSSREFKRAFLRLLRCQCRRRRRRLWRVYGHHWRASTGEQRPDYVPSPRVAPPGAPLALTAHPGPGSADTSEAQAPVSGRRKPASALREWKLLGPLQRPTTQLRAKVSSLSHKIRSGGTRRAEVPCALRSEVEAVSLSVPQDGAEAVICPAYEPVDYSNLRETDI; the protein is encoded by the exons ATGACTTTCCGAGACCTCCTGAGCGTCACTTTCGAAGGACCCCGCTCGAACAGTAGCACTGGGGGCTCGGGCGCGGGCGGTGGAGCTGGCACGGCTGGACCCGAGGGCCCGGCGGTGGGCGGCGTGCCAGGGACCACTGGCGGCGGCGCTGTGGTGGGAACCGGCAGCGGCGAGGACAACCAAAGCTCCACGGGAGAACCGGGGGCTGCGGCCAGCGGTGAGGTGAATGGCTCAGCGGCCGTCGGGGGACTGGTGGTGAGTGCACATGGCGTGGGAGTGGGAGTCTTCCTAGCAGCCTTCATCCTCACCGCTGTGGCGGGCAACCTGCTCGTCATCCTCTCGGTGGCCTGCAACCGCCACCTGCAGACGGTCACCAATTATTTCATCGTGAACCTAGCGGTGGCTGACCTACTGTTGAGTGCAGCTGTGCTGCCCTTCTCCGCCACTATGGAGGTTCTCGGCTTCTGGGCCTTCGGCCGGACCTTCTGCGACGTTTGGGCCGCGGTGGACGTGCTGTGCTGCACCGCCTCTATCCTTAGCCTCTGCACCATCTCTGTGGACCGGTATGTAGGCGTACGCCACTCGCTCAAGTACCCAGCCATTATGACAGAGCGCAAGGCCGCTGCCATCCTGGCTCTGCTCTGGGCGGTGGCCCTGGTGGTGTCTGTGGGACCACTGCTGGGCTGGAAGGAGCCAGTGCCCCCAGATGAGCGTTTCTGCGGCATCACCGAGGAAGTGGGCTATGCTGTCTTCTCATCCGTGTGCTCCTTCTACCTGCCCATGGCGGTGATCGTGGTCATGTACTGCCGCGTGTACGTGGTTGCGCGCAGCACCACGCGCAGCCTCGAAGCAGGCATCAAGCGGGAGCCTGGCAAGGCCTCCGAGGTGGTACTGAGGATCCACTGTCGCGGTGCAACTGCTAGCACCAAAGGAGCCCAAGGGACGCAGAGTAGCAAGGGCCACACCTTGCGCAGCTCGCTCTCTGTAAGGTTGCTCAAGTTTTCCCGCGAGAAGAAGGCTGCCAAGACGCTGGCCATCGTCGTGGGTGTCTTCGTTCTGTGCTGGTTCCCCTTCTTCTTCGTCCTGCCACTGG GTTCTCTGTTCCCGCAGCTGAAACCATCAGAGGGCGtcttcaaggtcatcttctggcTGGGCTACTTCAACAGCTGTGTGAACCCGCTCATCTACCCCTGCTCCAGTCGCGAGTTCAAGCGCGCCTTCCTCCGCCTCTTGCGCTGCCAgtgtcgccgccgccgccgccgcctctgGCGCGTCTACGGCCACCACTGGCGAGCCTCGACAGGCGAACAGCGTCCCGACTATGTCCCCAGCCCGAGAGTCGCGCCCCCGGGAGCTCCCCTGGCCCTCACTGCACACCCAGGCCCTGGCTCCGCAGACACGTCCGAGGCGCAGGCTCCGGTCTCCGGGCGTCGAAAGCCAGCCTCCGCCCTCCGGGAGTGGAAGCTGCTCGGGCCGCTGCAGAGACCCACGACCCAGCTGCGCGCGAAGGTGTCCAGCCTGTCCCACAAGATCCGTTCTGGAGGCACACGTCGTGCGGAGGTTCCGTGCGCCCTGCGCTCGGAGGTGGAGGCAGTGTCTCTAAGCGTTCCCCAAGATGGGGCAGAGGCTGTCATCTGTCCTGCCTATGAGCCAGTCGACTACAGCAATCTCCGGGAAACTGACATTTAA